The following coding sequences are from one Sulfitobacter sp. HNIBRBA3233 window:
- a CDS encoding GNAT family N-acetyltransferase, with amino-acid sequence MILPDIILRPADPADAAALTRLVYRSKRSNGYDDAFMAACAEELRIRPGDVLTMRFWLTERAGVPLGCAALRRRDKVTGTVHAFFIDPDHKRMGLGRMLWRRLHREALGMGLARLTLDADPAAVPFYMSLGFNWIADVPSGSVPGRHLPRLARNLP; translated from the coding sequence ATGATCCTTCCCGACATCATCCTGCGGCCCGCAGATCCTGCGGATGCAGCGGCGCTGACGCGGCTTGTCTACCGGTCCAAGCGGTCCAACGGCTACGACGACGCCTTCATGGCGGCCTGCGCCGAGGAATTGCGCATCCGCCCGGGCGATGTCCTGACAATGCGCTTCTGGCTGACGGAACGCGCGGGCGTGCCGCTGGGCTGCGCGGCGCTGCGCAGACGCGACAAGGTGACCGGCACAGTGCACGCATTCTTCATCGATCCGGATCACAAACGGATGGGGCTTGGCAGGATGCTCTGGCGCCGCCTGCACCGCGAGGCGCTGGGCATGGGGCTGGCGCGGCTCACGCTCGATGCCGATCCGGCGGCGGTGCCATTCTACATGTCGCTGGGATTCAACTGGATCGCCGATGTCCCTTCGGGCTCTGTGCCCGGACGCCACCTGCCGCGCCTTGCGCGCAACCTGCCCTGA
- a CDS encoding dimethyl sulfoxide reductase anchor subunit family protein: MHPAPSVIIFSTFSGLGFGLLVFLGLGMPGATGWTAFAFFTIAYLLAVGGLVSSTFHLGHPERALKAFTQWRTSWLSREAWCAVVALLVMAVYGAGLVFFGQRWTIVGLIGAAASLATVFTTSMIYGQLRTVPRWHTPLTPANFLSLCLAGGALLSGQVVWAVLLLVLAAAVQAFTWIRGDGALAASGTDMDSATRLGQMGRVRAFEPPHTGTNYLLREFVFVIGRKHSRKLRLIALVLMAGAPIVLLMLPFNHFMALLAVVAHIAGVLCARWLFFAEAEHVVGLYYGKR; encoded by the coding sequence ATGCATCCCGCGCCTTCCGTCATCATCTTCTCCACCTTCTCGGGGCTCGGCTTCGGTCTGCTGGTGTTCCTCGGTCTTGGGATGCCCGGCGCCACCGGCTGGACCGCTTTCGCGTTTTTCACGATCGCCTATCTTCTCGCGGTGGGCGGGCTTGTTTCCTCCACCTTCCATCTCGGCCATCCGGAACGCGCGCTGAAGGCCTTCACACAGTGGCGGACAAGCTGGCTCAGCCGCGAGGCATGGTGCGCCGTCGTGGCGCTGCTGGTGATGGCAGTCTACGGGGCGGGGCTGGTCTTTTTCGGCCAACGCTGGACGATCGTCGGGCTGATCGGGGCGGCGGCATCACTTGCGACTGTCTTCACGACCTCGATGATCTACGGGCAACTGCGCACCGTGCCGCGCTGGCACACCCCGCTGACGCCCGCGAATTTCCTGTCCCTGTGCCTTGCCGGCGGGGCGCTTCTGTCGGGGCAGGTTGTCTGGGCGGTGCTGCTGCTGGTTCTGGCGGCTGCGGTACAGGCGTTCACGTGGATCCGCGGCGACGGCGCTTTGGCCGCAAGCGGCACCGATATGGACAGTGCGACGCGGCTGGGCCAGATGGGCCGCGTGCGCGCCTTCGAGCCTCCGCATACGGGCACCAATTACCTGCTGCGCGAATTCGTCTTTGTCATTGGCCGCAAGCACAGCCGCAAGCTCAGGCTCATCGCGCTTGTCCTGATGGCCGGCGCGCCCATCGTTCTGCTGATGCTGCCTTTCAACCATTTCATGGCGCTTCTGGCCGTCGTCGCGCATATCGCGGGCGTGCTCTGCGCGCGCTGGCTGTTCTTTGCGGAAGCCGAACATGTGGTTGGGCTCTACTACGGTAAAAGATGA
- the dapA gene encoding 4-hydroxy-tetrahydrodipicolinate synthase has product MFTGSMPALVTPFQGGELDIETLKKLIEWHIGEGTNGFVPVGTTGESPTLTHEEHERVVEEVVKAAAGRVPVIAGAGSNNTLEAIRFAQHAEKVGADGILVVTPYYNKPTQRGLIAHFTAVHDSCSLPIIIYNIPGRSVIDMTPETMGELAKLERIVGVKDATGDLARVCDTRLTCGRDFIQLSGEDATAHGFNAQGGVGCISVTANVAPKLLAEMQAACAKGDYATALNIQDLLMPLHKAIFAEPGLVGVKYAMSRLGLCSEEVRLPLTGLSDSTRALVDAGLRHAGLI; this is encoded by the coding sequence ATGTTCACAGGTTCCATGCCTGCCCTCGTCACGCCGTTTCAAGGCGGCGAGCTGGATATCGAAACGCTGAAAAAACTCATCGAATGGCACATCGGCGAGGGAACCAACGGGTTCGTCCCGGTAGGCACTACCGGCGAATCGCCGACCCTGACCCACGAAGAACACGAACGCGTGGTCGAAGAAGTCGTCAAAGCGGCAGCCGGACGCGTTCCCGTGATCGCGGGCGCGGGCAGCAACAACACGCTTGAAGCCATCCGCTTTGCCCAGCACGCGGAGAAGGTCGGCGCTGACGGCATCCTTGTCGTCACGCCCTATTACAACAAGCCGACCCAGCGCGGCCTGATCGCGCATTTCACCGCTGTCCACGACAGCTGCTCGCTGCCGATCATCATCTACAACATTCCGGGCCGGTCGGTGATCGACATGACGCCCGAAACAATGGGCGAACTGGCCAAGCTGGAGCGGATCGTCGGCGTCAAGGACGCGACAGGCGATCTGGCGCGCGTCTGTGACACACGCCTGACCTGCGGGCGCGATTTCATCCAGCTGTCGGGCGAGGATGCGACAGCCCACGGCTTCAACGCGCAGGGCGGGGTCGGCTGCATCTCGGTGACGGCGAATGTCGCACCGAAGCTGCTGGCAGAGATGCAGGCAGCCTGCGCCAAGGGCGACTACGCAACGGCGCTGAACATTCAGGACCTGCTGATGCCGCTGCACAAGGCGATCTTTGCCGAGCCGGGTCTTGTCGGTGTGAAATACGCGATGTCGCGTCTGGGGCTGTGTTCGGAAGAGGTGCGTCTGCCCCTGACCGGTCTCAGCGACAGCACCCGCGCGCTGGTGGACGCAGGTCTGCGCCACGCGGGGCTGATCTAG